The following proteins are encoded in a genomic region of Liolophura sinensis isolate JHLJ2023 chromosome 7, CUHK_Ljap_v2, whole genome shotgun sequence:
- the LOC135471839 gene encoding uncharacterized protein LOC135471839, whose translation MVTIASQLESREKQLSHCEKELDRVQTSLRLGGLTEEHRTNLQDKERSLKREIHSHEKKMKELRKENWKSAVVSVILLGLIFILYKYLTTDS comes from the exons ATGGTTACCATAGCTTCTCAG CTGGAGTCAAGAGAAAAACAGCTCAGTCACTGTGAGAAGGAGCTTGACAGGGTACAGACCTCTTTGAGACTAGGTGGGCTGACAGAGGAACATAG GACCAACCTTCAAGATAAGGAAAGAAGTCTTAAGAGGGAAATACATTCTCATg aaaagaaaatgaaagaactACGCAAAGAGAACTGGAAATCTGCCGTGGTGTCTGTAATTTTACTAGGCTTGATATTCATCCTATACAAATATCTTACAACTGATTCCTGA